The following DNA comes from Winogradskyella sp. PG-2.
TTTTAGAAATAAACAAGGTTTCAATTAAGAAAATGAGACTAGATTTATTCCTGTTTTAAGGCGCTTGGCGATTTTCCTGTTAATTTCTTTACAGCACGATTAAATGAAGCTTTTGAATTAAAGCCAGCTTCAAAAGCTAAACTTAATAACGTATAATTACTGTTTTTAGGATCTTTTAAAAGAGTTTTTAATTCTTCTATACGATATTCGTTAATGAAATCATTGAATTTTTTTTCAAAAACTATATTCAGACTTTTGGTGGTTAAATACGATTTTTCACCAATTGATTTGGATAAACTGGATAATGTGATATCTGGATTTTTATAAGCTTTTTCTTCTTCCATTAAAGCTTTAAGTTTTGAGGCAATAACTTCTAATTGTAGCCTTTCTTTTGGATCTAAAACAGATTTTATTTTAATAACCTGTTTATCTTTTTTATTAAAACCTTCAATTCCAAGCCAATAGGTTATTAAAGCCATACCTAAAAAAATAGGATAATGGTAAAACCTATTAAAGGCGTAATCAAAGAAAATATAATCAATAAGTACAACAGCAATAACTATGATTGAATAATATTTCATAATTTTTAAAACACGTTTTATCCAATTCGTGTTTTTAACTATGACTTTATAGTTTTCAGAAGTTGTCTTTATAAGTAGTTTTTCGGATTTATAGATGTAGAATATAATTAGAGCAGCACTAATAACATATTGGGTTGGTTTATGCATCCAAGCTACATAGCCCCAATATCCCAACCACGATAAGCTTTCTCGTGTTCCATCCCAAAAAAAGTTTTGCGGCTTTATATAATTACTCCAAGTAAATTCAATAATAACTGGTAAAAAATGAATCCAATCTTGCTTAAAATTTAATTTAAATCTTGGCGTAACATAGGCTTTAACAAAAAAGAAAATAAGAGCGCCATAAATCCAATTGTATTCTAACAGAATGTGATACCACGTATCATAATTACCAATACCAAAATGTTTTAAAACCTCCACTAAAAGTCTGTAAGCAAAAAACCAAAGTATAACTGCTAAGAATTTATTAGCAACTTTATTTAGGCTTTGTTTTTTCCAAAGTATAAAGCCATAAACAAGACCTTGAATCGCTCCAATTGATAATACTATAGCAAGAAATAATTTCTACGGGTTTCACTTTTTTAAGATACATAAGATGACTTATGATGCAATATTCTTTTTGTAATAAGCTAATATTTCATCTGCAGTAGCTCCTAACCAGCGTTTCACATAAATGGTCCAAAAGTGGTATTGAATTTTCCAGATGCCATGTTTTTTGTATAAACGTGCTGAGGTTCTAATTTTTTTATTGATAACTACATACTGTTTTCTGGCAAAGAGCTCGTTAATAAGGATATTATCTTCGTAAATGATATAGCTTTCATCATAGCCTCCAATATCTTCAAAAAGAACACGTGTTATAAACTGACTTTGGTCACCACCTCTACATGCGCGCCAAGAAAATTGAGTTAACCAACTTGCTAAGCGTAACCACCAATGGTTGCTGTCAAATTGCATTCTAAAACAACCAGCATTATTTCCTTTACTAACTTCATTAATTATAAGTTGGTCAAAATCTTTGGGGGGAAATGCATCTGCATGTAAAAAATAGAGAATATTTCCTTTTGACTGATTAGCGCCAGAATTCATTTGTTTGGCTCTCCCTTTTTTGGAGGAAACAAGAGAAACATTATTAAATGATGATATTATATTTTGAGTTCCATCACTGCTACCACCATCAACAACTATAATTTCTGATATGTTTTGTGATGTAGAATTTTTAATTATATGGTGCAATAAACTACCAATAGTTTGCGATTCATTTAAAACAGGAATTACAACTGAAATTTTACTCATTCAAATCCCAGTTATAAGCTTTGAAACTTCTCTTTGCTTTGTTAGAAATTCTAATCTCAGAATATTGATTAAGAAAATCAATTAAACTTCCATTTTCTTCAAAGTCTTTTTTAAACCATTTGAAGATTTTAGATAACATGATTCTGTCTTTAGAAAGCTCATTTTTTGAAGTGTCAGATAAGAACTCCTTAGTAACATTGGTTAATTGTTCTTCAAAATTAGAAGAAGTAAAGGCTTCGTTTTGAAGTTTTGGACAAGATTCTGATGCACAAACAATAGCAAAATGAATTCTAGGTTCGTTCATTTTTCGTAAAATCTTATGTTCTATATCATTGAGATTTTGCCATTTACCTCCAAATTTCCATAACCGTTGATCCCAAGGGTCTTTTATATTTTTTATACTTTTAGTTGGGTAGTTTCTAATAATTAAATCTATGGTTAAAGCGTTATAGGCATTGATCCAATAGGCTAGTTTATCTTCTTTAGACCATTCGTTTGTAGGTGTTTTTAACGTTAAAGAGTTTATGTATGATTTTAATTGCTTTGCATCTTTTTTAAACCCAGAATAGTTAACGTTTCCATTTTCACTGGCATGTTTTTCTAGAAGTTCTTGCCAAATGATATGGCTAAAAGATTCAAAAGTTGTATCATGTTCTACAATAGGTTCCTCTTCTATAATTTCAGATTGTTCTTGGGTTATTTCCTCTGTTTTCTGTGGTATTGATGCACTATCAATTGGTGGTTTAATAGCATCTGGGACTTCTTCAACAACAGCTATTTCCTTTATTTGTTGAGGTTGAGTTTCAATTGCTTTTTTTGTTCCAAAACATGAAATCACAAAAATTGCCAATACTAATATTAAGACTGATTTCATTTCTTTAATGGATATAATTCCTGACTTACAAAATCTTTTGGAAATGTTTCATCACCTTCAAAACCAAGTTCTATATCTCTACCATCATAGGGTATAAAATTGGTTCTAAAAATATAATCCCAAAGACTTAATGTTAGTCCGAAATTAACGCCATACCTTACATGTTCCGGTAAACCTTTAGCATGATGCCAAATGTGCATTTTAGGATTATTAAAAATATATTTTAAAAACCCATAATCCCAACCTAAGTT
Coding sequences within:
- a CDS encoding helix-turn-helix domain-containing protein; this translates as MEVLKHFGIGNYDTWYHILLEYNWIYGALIFFFVKAYVTPRFKLNFKQDWIHFLPVIIEFTWSNYIKPQNFFWDGTRESLSWLGYWGYVAWMHKPTQYVISAALIIFYIYKSEKLLIKTTSENYKVIVKNTNWIKRVLKIMKYYSIIVIAVVLIDYIFFDYAFNRFYHYPIFLGMALITYWLGIEGFNKKDKQVIKIKSVLDPKERLQLEVIASKLKALMEEEKAYKNPDITLSSLSKSIGEKSYLTTKSLNIVFEKKFNDFINEYRIEELKTLLKDPKNSNYTLLSLAFEAGFNSKASFNRAVKKLTGKSPSALKQE
- a CDS encoding TIGR04283 family arsenosugar biosynthesis glycosyltransferase; its protein translation is MSKISVVIPVLNESQTIGSLLHHIIKNSTSQNISEIIVVDGGSSDGTQNIISSFNNVSLVSSKKGRAKQMNSGANQSKGNILYFLHADAFPPKDFDQLIINEVSKGNNAGCFRMQFDSNHWWLRLASWLTQFSWRACRGGDQSQFITRVLFEDIGGYDESYIIYEDNILINELFARKQYVVINKKIRTSARLYKKHGIWKIQYHFWTIYVKRWLGATADEILAYYKKNIAS
- a CDS encoding DUF547 domain-containing protein, which encodes MKSVLILVLAIFVISCFGTKKAIETQPQQIKEIAVVEEVPDAIKPPIDSASIPQKTEEITQEQSEIIEEEPIVEHDTTFESFSHIIWQELLEKHASENGNVNYSGFKKDAKQLKSYINSLTLKTPTNEWSKEDKLAYWINAYNALTIDLIIRNYPTKSIKNIKDPWDQRLWKFGGKWQNLNDIEHKILRKMNEPRIHFAIVCASESCPKLQNEAFTSSNFEEQLTNVTKEFLSDTSKNELSKDRIMLSKIFKWFKKDFEENGSLIDFLNQYSEIRISNKAKRSFKAYNWDLNE